A single genomic interval of Trinickia acidisoli harbors:
- a CDS encoding MBL fold metallo-hydrolase: protein MSSIPDLISSVLGMTAAKRGRALSSTSPQHDGQRFRNVAPRPVEGLGKTLGIAWNLLFNKPRDTVPGGAVPVDALTRAQLDAAPDRSLYRLGHSTMLLKLRGQFWLTDPVFAERASPFRHVGPKRFHAPPIALADLPPLSGVILSHDHYDHLDRDAVLALAPTTNLFLTPLGVGDRLIEWGIDASKVRQFDWWQSAEIGALSFTATPAQHFSGRSLFDGNSTLWASWVIVDDDVRVFFSGDTGYFDGFKTIGERLGPFDVTLIETGAYDVQWPYVHMQPEQTVQAHIDLRGRWLLPVHNGTFDLAMHRWHEPFERVMSLSAARGIAISTPRMGERLDLAAPHRGERWWRNVVEVAEMPKKAWRLCSGRDAGRANP, encoded by the coding sequence ATGTCATCGATCCCCGATCTGATCAGCAGCGTTCTAGGTATGACGGCGGCGAAGCGCGGGCGCGCGTTGTCCAGCACTTCGCCGCAGCACGACGGCCAGCGTTTTCGCAACGTCGCGCCGCGTCCTGTCGAAGGATTGGGCAAGACCTTGGGTATTGCGTGGAATCTTCTGTTCAATAAACCGCGCGACACGGTCCCCGGCGGCGCGGTGCCGGTCGATGCGCTGACGCGCGCGCAACTCGATGCCGCGCCCGATCGCAGCCTCTATCGGCTCGGGCATTCCACCATGCTGTTGAAGCTGCGCGGCCAGTTTTGGTTGACCGATCCCGTGTTCGCCGAACGGGCGTCGCCGTTTCGGCACGTCGGCCCCAAGCGCTTTCACGCGCCGCCCATTGCGCTCGCGGATCTTCCGCCGCTGAGCGGCGTCATCCTGTCGCACGACCACTACGATCATTTGGATCGCGATGCAGTGCTCGCATTGGCCCCGACGACGAACCTGTTTCTCACGCCGCTCGGTGTCGGCGATCGGCTGATCGAATGGGGTATCGATGCATCGAAGGTGCGCCAGTTCGATTGGTGGCAGAGCGCGGAGATCGGCGCGTTGTCGTTTACTGCCACGCCCGCGCAGCATTTTTCCGGGCGCAGTTTGTTCGACGGCAACAGCACGCTCTGGGCATCGTGGGTCATCGTCGACGATGATGTGCGCGTGTTTTTCAGCGGCGACACCGGGTACTTCGATGGGTTCAAGACGATTGGCGAACGGCTCGGCCCGTTCGACGTGACGCTGATCGAAACGGGCGCGTACGACGTTCAGTGGCCCTATGTCCACATGCAACCCGAGCAGACTGTGCAAGCGCATATCGATTTGCGCGGCCGGTGGTTGCTGCCGGTTCATAACGGCACCTTCGATTTGGCGATGCATCGTTGGCACGAACCCTTCGAGCGTGTGATGTCGCTGAGCGCCGCGCGCGGCATTGCGATCTCGACGCCGCGCATGGGCGAGCGGCTCGATCTCGCCGCGCCGCATCGAGGCGAACGGTGGTGGCGCAACGTCGTCGAAGTCGCGGAAATGCCGAAGAAGGCATGGCGCCTATGTTCAGGCCGCGATGCAGGGCGTGCGAATCCTTAG